A window from Salarias fasciatus chromosome 11, fSalaFa1.1, whole genome shotgun sequence encodes these proteins:
- the LOC115396519 gene encoding histone-lysine N-methyltransferase ASH1L-like isoform X1 yields the protein MDQRVKGGSPPTPASTLDTTSAPEDSEQDQVTEKKRRSEGENGDVGKKEEEKRGAGRKREGDKGAVLELLIEGRCGSVGQQQLQISGRETSCSEGNVRVRIGLQTKRTKKPPKILESYVCKPTIRTYQRQGRGALLRGDGEVGAGQQSKTSSIPDEANREQRSGLDAGQNTSKQTASAASPPLTSPLSSSSSSSQPLSSSSTVPTASTPVTVPAITSPGTKSAKQVPIKLADKAEVNSNGSSERVKKDKPSCVSSQSVPTGPKPCSPTTDRVAAAAPSVPCAQAASETRNEGNTSKKHNGLVQTTKQKGLSNGKSCAGILGTSATSTKNKVGKNSSSCTVSCTDSSKRPPISSVSQKDFSLSSKSRPDSPSYPTVTSKPQSSPATDVSSNQSQGQDPSLQPSLEKKREKEKKAKKEKRKEKKSKRERLEAERTKTGSRKEEVKKKKKERDGKERHSKEKDEKRRVDDLWRDELKIDKGKAEKKRDKLSPDKQRTEDNTGKGTETVDNGKLEKMCKHPGRADEKEKTDDSCKPVKQAEPATPTGDASKSKEQDVSRYSTVPPSHPPSSAPPSLPMPSAHAPISPPSSPQEQDSRPLKKRKARRPSWTKLAHRTQRTDNHEAPSDSLHNPAPSFPQNLKTPLPAKATAQLCDESHSAPSSSATGSSSSLSSPTKPPTPKQTTSDASPPASRCPVSAVRKRGRPKSHSSSLDDPPPRLSPNDISTEVPLLGSDGVQKAPALEPSPVPPCAAQTNPSPKKRGRPPKRTFPTDQCKDLTNHAGHMESNKNFHPPEKGNRQLKIRRLINEMKKRKKRRLHKVFLSGYVGKAGRGGEAADGETSLRMCKSIEATTVHTLTALSSSFGSKLGPQINVSKRGTIYMGKRRGRKPKSQTANPTSNCQSSTPLSLFTNPSETSLFSSSQPQPPPSHPFPSPSLTHSSGAQSPYSDGSLAEPTSSLLFSQPFSLPSPSSSCTSPRPPSSSSLSPFVKKSCPCQGRHHFPFHQSSCKLSCPIPPLHHAPGSPGHLKEATPSPRSESHSEETLPSDSGIGTDNNSVSERGEMRGARGMLRLGHGSGLILGGQRHTSAFADRPSPVSSPLSRLPKHISPVTNLNTMERHRDRHRHRRRDYDCSSSCACLCPCPCPGHNKCSHSDYYSCLGHNALKRQKNKHKKKHQQLHMQDPEFLADLEDLIGQFSEVHIGRRSWVRTGLGQGFDGSTNPGKRHHSSSHSLRSNIFRINLNGFYSPHPPSFSANPSYSTQSFYPCHCSKKPDRRQCGCPSKFQETIESMGFYSSYPPATTLYHHLPSSYPLPSPHQYAPHQPHHAHFLLNPARFHRRRGRLLREGAFGGEAEGDIGGSGGGGPHISSGFTSGLSCGCGRSEHKHKHKHRHRHCERDLEDEDDLHEDEEEDGIEREGMTSSKPRSTFILGQGEGGRKGTRGTRTMLSKESPWLCESGNNSFAAVAAAASSSSSAGAATAERFKQTSLTSLGLGSSHLSSFGGSWGGLGQSWTKFGGLGGMGFGNSNPSWRGFTGEQQTGRPTASDGEDEDSEDAQDSPPYRRSPSPTHTNLFTSAALATAGRGLRSGLASRMAGSGDRSWRRDEPPRTERREAAAAGLQGDSRSRGQQKGMPTPDSLLVKNKRGPGRPRKHPLPSAVPSSAPPSAAPSVSSPDLLPGHGHNRDGREVGGRKEERLPERQREGGDTVQQQVTELELQAKRKRGRKRKHGDSPCHSVTEDIPECDILPESFSQSEVDQAPSQPETIQREERADDPPMKKFLKAGLYSDDYKTTDPPSQAQKNCREGMEYSPGEHDYTLLPAPMHVGKYLRLKRIHFQLPYDVMWLWQHNQLLRQPAVPLKRKRRYCRLKERMSSFHQAMEQEESSSDITSLFPHLDMEPLTSGERSFVMKHHVFLVRNWELVRDRQIQMRIERERDRGAEEEDEGDSQHLTCDRANGDDCHIKSDHPVGVEVTVISSDPHHQSQDTSSSLTASPHPTKTQNGQEEEGEKRGEGEACSREQRRKRLNDLLMTLQHS from the exons ATggaccagagagtgaagggggGATCCCCTCCAACCCCCGCCTCCACTCTAGACACCACCTCTGCACCTGAGGActctgagcaggaccaggtgacggagaagaagaggagaagcgAGGGGGAGAACGGTGATGTggggaaaaaggaggaggagaaaagaggagccggaagaaagagagagggagacaagGGGGCagtgctggagctgctcatcGAGGGACGCTGTGGAAGTgtggggcagcagcagctccagatctCTGGCAGAGAGACGAGCTGCTCTGAGGGGAATGTTCGGGTCCGGATCGGACTCCAGACCAAGCGTACCAAGAAGCCCCCTAAAATCTTGGAGAGCTACGTTTGCAAGCCCACCATTAGGACCTATCAGAGACAAGGCAGGGGGGCACTGCTCAGGGGGGATGGCGAGGTCGGAGCAGGCCAGCAGAGTAAAACCAGCTCTATCCCGGATGAGGCCAACAGAGAACAACGCTCAGGATTGGATGCTGGCCAGAACACATCCAAACAGACTGCATCTGCTGCCTCGCCACCACTTACATCACCATTGTCgtcgtcatcttcatcatcgcAGCCGCTGTCATCGTCGTCCACAGTTCCTACAGCTTCCACGCCGGTCACAGTACCTGCCATCACCAGCCCCGGGACCAAGTCTGCCAAACAG GTTCCTATCAAGCTGGCTGATAAGGCAGAGGTGAATTCAAATGGCTCATCGGAGAGAGTGAAAAAGGACAAGCCTTCGTGTGTCAGCAGCCAGTCTGTCCCTACGGGACCTAAACCCTGCTCACCCACAACAGACCGGGTCGCTGCAGCCGCTCCTTCCGTCCCCTGCGCCCAGGCAGCCTCGGAAACCAGGAATGAAGGAAACACCTCCAAAAAACATAACGGTTTGGTTCAGACAACGAAACAGAAGGGACTGTCGAATGGGAAAAGCTGTGCCGGCATCCTTGGCACGTCTGCGACCTcgacaaaaaacaaagttggAAAAAACAGCAGTTCCTGCACTGTTTCTTGTACGGACTCCTCAAAAAGACCTCCCATCTCCTCAGTCTCCCAGAAAGACTTCAGCCTTTCCAGTAAGAGTAGGCCAGACTCTCCTTCCTATCCCACAGTCACCTCCAAACCACAATCCTCCCCCGCTACAGATGTCTCCTCCAACCAGTCCCAAGGTCAGGATCCCTCTCTGCAGCCTTCActagaaaaaaagagagagaaagagaagaaagcaaagaaagagaaacGAAAAGAGAAGAAGTCAAAGCGAGAGAGACTGGAAGCTGAAAGAACAAAGACTGGAAGCAGAAAAGAGGaagtcaagaaaaagaaaaaagagagggatGGAAAAGAAAGGCACAGTAAAGAAAAAGACGAAAAGCGTAGAGTTGATGATCTGTGGAGAGATGAGTTAAAGATTGACAAAGGAAAGGCGGAGAAAAAGAGGGACAAGCTCAGTCCAGACAAGCAAAGAACAGAGGATAATACTGGAAAAGGCACTGAAACGGTTGATAATGGCAAACTagaaaaaatgtgcaaacatCCAGGCAGAGCAGAcgagaaagaaaagacagatgaCAGTTGCAAGCCAGTCAAACAAGCCGAGCCAGCAACCCCAACAGGTGATGCCAGTAAATCAAAAGAACAGGATGTCTCAAGATATTCAACTGTGCCTCCAAGCCACCCCCCCTCTTCTGCTCCTCCCTCTTTACCCATGCCTTCTGCCCATGCACCCATTTctcccccttcctcccctcAAGAACAAGACAGCCGGCCGCTAAAGAAACGCAAAGCCAGGAGACCCAGCTGGACCAAACTGGCACACCGGACTCAGAGGACGGATAATCACGAAGCGCCATCAGACTCCCTACATAATCCCGCTCCGAGTTTCCCCCAGAACTTGAAGACACCCCTTCCTGCCAAAGCCACGGCTCAGCTTTGTGACGAATCACACTCGGCACCTTCAAGCTCCGCAACcggcagctcctcctctctgtcttcacCAACCAAGCCTCCGACACCGAAGCAGACTACATCGGACGCGAGCCCCCCTGCTTCCAGATGCCCCGTAAGTGCTGTGCGGAAAAGGGGCCGTCCCAAATCACACAGTTCCAGTCTGGATGATCCACCCCCTCGACTTTCCCCGAACGATATATCGACTGAGGTGCCTCTTCTGGGGAGTGACGGAGTTCAAAAAGCCCCTGCGCTGGAGCCAAGTCCAGTCCCGCCGTGTGCCGCTCAAACTAATCCCAGCCCCAAGAAACGTGGCCGTCCTCCTAAAAGGACCTTCCCCACGGACCAATGCAAGGATTTAACGAATCATGCTGGTCATATGGAGAGCAACAAAAATTTTCATCCCCCTGAAAAAGGGAACAGGCAGCTAAAGATTAGGAGGCtgataaatgaaatgaagaaaagaaagaagagaagactTCACAAAGTATTCTTGTCTGGATATGTTGGGAAAGCGGGACGGGGAGGTGAGGCAGCAGATGGCGAGACCTCGCTGAGAATGTGTAAATCAATAGAAGCTACAACAGTGCACACGCTCACAGCGCTGTCCTCCTCTTTTGGGAGTAAGCTGGGCCCTCAGATCAATGTGAGCAAAAGAGGAACCATCTACATGGGCAAGAGGCGAGGACGCAAGCCAAAATCTCAAACCGCTAATCCGACGTCCAACTGCCAGAGCTCCACTCCGCTGTCGCTGTTTACCAATCCCTCTGAAacttctctcttctcctccagccagcctcagcctcctccctctcacccTTTTCCCTCCCCATCTCTCACCCACTCCAGTGGAGCCCAGAGTCCGTACAGCGACGGGAGCCTCGCAGAACCGACGTCCTCGTTACTTTTCTCTCAGCCCTTCTCCCttccctccccgtcctcctcttgCACCTCACcccgccctccctcctcttcgTCGCTCTCCCCGTTTGTGAAGAAGAGTTGTCCGTGTCAGGGAAGGCATCACTTTCCGTTCCACCAGTCTTCATGTAAGCTGTCTTGTCCGATCCCCCCTCTGCATCACGCACCCGGCTCCCCCGGCCACCTGAAAGAGGCCACGCCCTCCCCCAGGAGCGAGTCGCACAGCGAGGAGACGCTGCCGAGCGACAGCGGCATCGGAACGGACAACAACAGCGTCTCCGAGCGAGGCGAGATGCGAGGAGCCCGGGGGATGCTGAGGTTGGGTCACGGATCAGGACTGATTCTGGGCGGTCAACGACACACTTCAGCGTTCGCGGATCGTCCTtctcctgtctcctctcctctttctcgcTTGCCCAAACACATCAGCCCTGTGACCAACCTAAACACCATGGAGCGGCACAGGGACAGACACCGGCACAGGCGCAGGGATTAcgactgctcctcctcctgtgctTGCTTGTGCCCCTGCCCCTGCCCAGGACACAACAAGTGCTCACATTCGGACTATTATTCTTGCCTTGGGCACAATGCactgaagagacagaaaaacaaacacaagaaaaagcACCAGCAGCTGCACATGCAGGATCCGGAGTTTCTGGCCGATCTGGAGGACCTGATCGGACAGTTCAGTGAAGTCCACATTGGACGGCGAAGCTGGGTGAGGACGGGACTGGGACAGGGATTTGATGGGAGTACGAATCCTGGAAAGCGACATCACTCCTCTTCCCACTCCCTCCGCTCCAACATCTTTAGGATCAACCTGAATGGCTTTTACTCACCTCACCCTCCTTCCTTCTCCGCTAACCCCTCATACTCCACGCAGTCCTTCTACCCCTGTCACTGTAGCAAGAAGCCAGACCGCAGGCAATGCGGCTGCCCATCCAAATTTCAGGAAACCATTGAAAGCATGGGCTTTTACAGCAGTTATCCCCCAGCAACTACTCTTTACCACCACCTTCCCAGCTCCTATCCACTCCCCTCTCCTCACCAGTACGCCCCCCATCAGCCCCATCacgctcacttcctgctcaACCCGGCCAGATTCCACAGGCGGAGGGGTCGACTGCTGAGGGAGGGGGCCTTCGGAGGCGAGGCCGAGGGAGACATTGGGGGATCCGGTGGAGGAGGTCCACACATCAGCTCAGGGTTCACGTCCGGCCTCTCCTGCGGCTGCGGGAGAAGCGAACACAAGCATAAGCATAAACATCGCCACAGGCACTGCGAGCGGGACttggaggatgaggatgatttGCATGAGGACGAAGAGGAAGATGGGATCGAAAGAGAGGGGATGACCAGCTCAAAGCCGAGGTCAACTTTCATTTTGGGGCAAGGAGAAGGAGGACGGAAAGGGACAAGAGGAACGAGGACTATGCTGTCTAAAGAGTCGCCTTGGTTATGTGAGAGTGGAAACAACTCCTTCGCTGCCGTCGCCGCTgctgcatcatcatcatcatcagcaggagcagcaacagcagaaagGTTCAAACAAACATCACTCACCTCGCTGGGACTGGGTTCCTCACACTTGTCTTCTTTTGGTGGAAGCTGGGGTGGTTTGGGCCAGAGCTGGACAAAGTTCGGGGGCCTCGGGGGAATGGGATTTGGAAACTCAAATCCGAGCTGGAGAGGATTTACAGGAGAGCAACAAACTGGCAGACCGACTGCATCGGATGGAGAGGATGAAGACAGCGAGGACGCTCAGGACTCGCCGCCTTACCGGAGATCCCCGTCCCCAACCCATACCAACCTGTTCACATCCGCAGCCTTAGCAACAGCAGGGAGGGGCCTGAGGAGTGGATTAGCCAGTCGGATGGCAGGAAGTGGCGACAGGTCATGGAGGAGAGACGAGCCGCCGCGGACCGAGAGGAGAGAAGCAG cggctgcaggttTACAAGGTGACTCAAGAAGCCGGGGGCAGCAGAAAGGCATGCCAACGCCAGACAGTTTGCTGGTGAAAAACAAAAGGGGGCCGGGGCGGCCCAGGAAGCACCCGCTGCCCTCCGCCGTGCCCTCCTCCGCGCCGCCGTCCGCGGCGCCGTCCGTGTCGTCGCCCGACCTCCTGCCAGGACACGGCCACAACAGAGACgggagggaggtgggagggagaaaagaggagagacTGCCAGAGAGACAGCGAGAAGGAGGCGACacggtgcagcagcaggtcaccGAGCTGGAGTTGCAGgccaagaggaagagaggacgGAAGAGAAAACACGGTGACTCCCCCTGTCATAG TGTCACTGAGGATATACCCGAGTGTGACATCCTCCCTGAATCTTTTAGCCAATCAGAAGTCGACCAGGCTCCATCCCAGCCAGAAACCAtacaaagagaggagagagctgATGATCCTCCCATGAAGAAGTTTCTGAAGGCAGGGCTTTACTCGGATGATTACAAAACTACAGA TCCTCCCTCCCAAGCCCAGAAGAACTGCAGAGAAGGTATGGAGTACTCGCCAGGAGAGCATGACTATACTCTTTTGCCTGCTCCCATGCACGTTG GGAAGTACCTGAGGCTGAAACGAATTCATTTCCAGTTGCCATATGACGTGATGTGGCTTTGGCAGCATAATCAG CTTCTTCGGCAGCCTGCCGTCCCCCTGAAGAGGAAGCGGCGATACT GCCGATTAAAAGAGAGGATGTCATCCTTTCACCAGGCGATG GAACAGGAGGAGAGCTCCAGCGACATCACCAGCTTGTTCCCTCACCTCGACATGGAGCCGCTGACCAGCGGTGAGAG GAGCTTCGTGATGAAGCATCACGTGTTCCTGGTGAGGAACTGGGAGCTCGTGAGAGACCGGCAGATCCAGATGAGGATAGAGAGGGAGCGTGACCGGggcgcagaggaggaggacgagggtgACTCGCAGCATCTAACCTGTGACAGAGCCAATGGGGACGACTGCCACATCAAGTCAG ATCACCcagtgggggtggaggtgacgGTTATCAGCAGTGACCCCCACCACCAAAGTCAGGACACCTCCAGCTCACTCACTGCCAGCCCCCAT CCCACTAAAACCCAGAACggacaagaggaggagggagagaaacgaGGGGAAGGAGAGGCCTGCagcagagaacagaggaggaaacgGCTCAATGATTTACTTATGACCCTGCAGCATTCATAA